Proteins encoded within one genomic window of Companilactobacillus sp.:
- a CDS encoding ABC transporter ATP-binding protein, with protein sequence MVEIVHFENYSFKYSNSSKISLDQVNLSINKGDFTLIIGKTGSGKSTLLRQLKPELALGKSTNGQMTLFNGDDDQDFSRVAYISQFVDNQMVTETPRDEFHFVLENQGMGPDQIHSKIAEIASYFDIVDLMDLKEEELSGGQKQIINLAAALILNPEILLLDEPTSQLDPITSEKFFRMVEKINSDLGITIILVEHALEQAVFYVNRIVLIESGHIMMDETTDQGLRKLFTKDDYRNYLPQVDRLFLEDQLDEVFPTVKLPLTNRRMNNIISQQSQYLTYRDHVTHKVNESDNILELKRLTFRFEFNQSNILDDITFKLQKGKAYAILGPNGVGKTTLLKVITKQLEQLSGSIKLDGQNTKRLGQDFYAKVFVLPQNPALLFVTDTVKEEIQYQLSQNHAKVTDELVNEYLEKYQLTSLKDTSPYDISGGQQEYLALVIGLIKNPELLFLDEPTKGLDPNIKQRVAQMLREYLDGGGTILANSHDILFSARYFDYVSLMFDGRLGKFEPPIAFFPDKYFYTTEINKAARDYFPKALIWEDIVQNES encoded by the coding sequence ATGGTGGAAATCGTTCATTTCGAGAACTACAGCTTCAAGTACTCCAACAGTTCAAAAATATCGTTAGACCAAGTCAACTTGTCGATCAATAAAGGAGACTTCACGCTTATTATCGGGAAAACCGGTAGCGGGAAGAGCACTTTGTTGCGACAGTTAAAGCCCGAACTTGCTTTGGGAAAGTCGACTAATGGTCAGATGACGTTGTTTAATGGCGACGATGATCAAGATTTTAGTCGTGTCGCTTATATATCCCAGTTCGTTGACAATCAAATGGTTACTGAGACCCCTCGAGATGAATTTCATTTTGTACTTGAGAATCAAGGCATGGGACCTGACCAGATCCATTCCAAAATTGCAGAGATCGCAAGTTATTTCGATATTGTCGATTTAATGGATCTCAAAGAAGAGGAGTTATCTGGTGGTCAAAAGCAAATCATTAATCTAGCTGCTGCATTGATTTTGAATCCTGAGATCTTATTGTTAGATGAACCCACATCGCAATTGGATCCAATTACATCTGAGAAGTTTTTCCGGATGGTTGAAAAGATCAATAGCGACTTGGGAATCACCATCATTTTGGTTGAACACGCCTTAGAACAGGCAGTATTTTACGTGAATCGTATTGTTTTGATCGAATCTGGTCACATCATGATGGACGAGACAACTGATCAAGGGCTACGAAAGCTTTTTACAAAAGACGATTATCGCAATTATTTGCCACAAGTAGACCGTCTATTCTTGGAAGATCAACTGGACGAGGTGTTTCCAACCGTAAAACTGCCACTGACCAACCGCAGAATGAATAACATCATTTCTCAGCAGTCGCAGTATTTAACTTACCGAGATCACGTTACTCATAAAGTAAATGAGTCTGACAATATCCTGGAATTGAAACGATTAACATTTCGGTTTGAGTTTAACCAATCAAATATTTTGGATGACATTACTTTTAAACTTCAAAAAGGCAAAGCCTATGCGATCTTAGGACCTAACGGTGTCGGTAAAACAACACTGCTCAAGGTGATCACTAAACAGTTAGAACAGTTGTCTGGTTCGATCAAGCTCGATGGCCAAAATACTAAGCGTTTAGGGCAAGACTTTTATGCTAAGGTATTCGTCTTGCCACAGAATCCAGCCTTGTTGTTCGTGACTGATACGGTCAAAGAAGAGATCCAATATCAGTTGAGTCAAAACCACGCTAAAGTCACAGATGAGTTAGTCAATGAATATTTAGAGAAGTATCAGCTGACTTCCTTAAAAGATACTAGTCCTTACGACATTAGTGGAGGACAGCAGGAATATTTGGCTCTGGTAATTGGCTTGATCAAAAATCCTGAGTTGTTGTTTTTAGATGAGCCAACTAAGGGATTGGATCCTAACATTAAACAACGCGTTGCTCAGATGCTGCGTGAATATCTTGACGGTGGCGGTACGATTTTAGCCAATTCGCATGATATTTTATTTTCGGCCAGATATTTTGACTATGTCTCATTAATGTTTGACGGGAGATTAGGGAAATTTGAACCACCAATAGCTTTCTTCCCAGATAAATATTTTTACACGACTGAAATTAATAAGGCAGCTCGGGATTATTTCCCCAAAGCCTTGATATGGGAGGACATTGTTCAAAATGAATCGTAG
- a CDS encoding acetate/propionate family kinase, with protein MVSKILAINSGSSSLKFKLFEMPEENLIAKGVVDRIGFDDAVFEESFDGQDKKQTLSVPDHNKAVQLVIDSLVDNKIVASLNEIKGVGHRISNGGEKYEKAVIVDDDVENTIDKLSALSPLHNPVNLLGIKAFDHVLPDTPQVAVFDTAFNATIPPENAVYALPYEYYKKYGVKRFGFHGPSHQYIKEQVEDLFPHADKKIISCHLGNGASISAIKDGKTIDNSMGFTPLAGLVMGTRSGDLDPQIFPFLQENEHLDAEQMKDVLNKKSGLLGISGVSSDLRDVEKAADDGNERAVLALKAFVHRIQSYIGSYIADLDGVDTIVFTAGIGEHDARMRKAVMENFHFIGAEVDDERNKSNELVISSDDSKINIAVIPTDEEIVIARDVFKLV; from the coding sequence ATGGTATCAAAAATTTTGGCAATAAATTCCGGGAGTTCTTCTCTAAAGTTTAAGTTGTTCGAAATGCCCGAGGAAAACTTGATTGCAAAAGGTGTCGTTGATCGTATCGGTTTTGACGATGCAGTCTTTGAAGAATCTTTTGATGGTCAAGATAAAAAGCAAACTTTAAGTGTTCCCGATCATAACAAAGCAGTTCAATTAGTTATCGACAGTTTAGTCGATAATAAGATCGTCGCTAGTTTGAACGAGATCAAAGGTGTTGGACACCGCATCTCAAACGGTGGGGAAAAATATGAAAAGGCAGTGATCGTCGACGACGATGTGGAAAACACAATTGATAAATTGTCAGCACTATCGCCATTGCACAACCCAGTAAACTTATTGGGTATCAAGGCCTTTGATCATGTTTTACCAGATACTCCGCAGGTAGCAGTTTTTGATACAGCCTTTAACGCTACTATCCCTCCAGAAAATGCAGTTTATGCTTTGCCTTATGAATATTACAAAAAATACGGCGTAAAGCGTTTTGGATTCCATGGACCTAGTCATCAATACATCAAGGAACAAGTCGAAGACTTATTCCCTCATGCAGATAAAAAAATTATTAGCTGTCATCTTGGCAATGGTGCCAGCATCTCAGCTATTAAAGATGGCAAAACGATCGATAATTCAATGGGCTTTACACCATTGGCAGGATTGGTCATGGGAACACGTTCAGGAGATCTAGATCCGCAGATTTTTCCATTCCTTCAGGAAAATGAACATCTAGATGCCGAACAAATGAAAGACGTTCTCAACAAAAAATCTGGTCTACTTGGTATTTCAGGAGTTTCTAGCGATCTCCGTGATGTTGAAAAGGCTGCTGATGATGGCAACGAGCGTGCTGTCTTAGCGTTAAAAGCTTTCGTTCACCGTATTCAATCTTACATCGGTTCATATATTGCTGATCTTGATGGAGTTGATACGATCGTCTTTACAGCTGGTATTGGTGAGCATGATGCTCGAATGAGAAAGGCTGTAATGGAAAACTTCCACTTCATTGGGGCAGAAGTTGACGATGAACGTAACAAGAGTAACGAACTAGTCATCAGTTCCGATGACAGTAAGATCAACATTGCTGTTATCCCAACTGACGAAGAGATCGTTATCGCTCGCGATGTATTTAAATTAGTTTAA
- a CDS encoding inositol monophosphatase family protein: MKPTETEVLNNLTSWILSANKYVHEHLNSINDIRTKSGEYDLVTSIDDKVEQMLDASITEKYPDAVIIGEEKKVKDYSKIEQGLVFFVDPIDGTLNLVKKHDCFAIMIGAYYDGKPLCAGIMDVMNNEFYWGGIETGVYCNDTKLHPAVEQPLKEGLVGVSWRQFLKNAFEEIRIARSSAGIRVMGSAGLEFVEVITGKHIAYLATLNPWDIAAGNVLVQALGYRISNVNGNPINLKKVNHIMVANPQTYRDIRKIQAY; this comes from the coding sequence ATGAAACCGACCGAAACAGAAGTGTTAAACAATTTGACATCCTGGATTCTTTCGGCCAACAAATACGTTCATGAGCATTTGAATTCAATCAACGATATTCGGACCAAGTCGGGCGAATATGATCTCGTTACGAGTATCGATGACAAGGTAGAACAGATGCTTGATGCAAGTATTACAGAGAAGTATCCAGATGCAGTCATCATTGGCGAAGAAAAGAAAGTTAAAGATTATTCCAAAATCGAGCAAGGATTGGTATTTTTCGTTGATCCTATCGATGGAACGCTTAACTTAGTCAAAAAGCATGACTGCTTTGCCATCATGATCGGCGCATATTACGATGGAAAGCCATTGTGTGCCGGGATCATGGATGTCATGAATAATGAGTTTTACTGGGGCGGCATTGAGACCGGCGTATATTGCAACGATACTAAATTGCATCCGGCAGTTGAGCAACCGCTCAAAGAAGGATTAGTTGGCGTTTCTTGGAGACAATTTTTGAAGAATGCCTTTGAAGAGATTAGGATCGCAAGAAGTAGCGCTGGTATCAGAGTTATGGGTAGTGCTGGTTTGGAATTCGTTGAAGTCATTACTGGCAAGCATATTGCGTATCTAGCAACGCTTAACCCTTGGGACATTGCAGCCGGCAATGTGTTGGTTCAAGCCTTAGGCTATCGAATCAGCAACGTCAACGGTAATCCGATCAATTTGAAAAAGGTCAACCACATCATGGTGGCCAACCCTCAAACTTATCGAGATATTAGAAAAATTCAAGCTTATTAA
- a CDS encoding BMC domain-containing protein, translated as MAEHNGLRRVIQESVPGKQITLAHVIAMPDTKILRSIGIDETNISIGIITITPPEAAAIISDIASKSGDVKIAFIDRFSGSVVLMGDVSSVESALRKGIDALHQKLGFDIPEITKS; from the coding sequence ATGGCAGAACACAATGGATTAAGACGAGTCATACAAGAATCAGTACCAGGTAAGCAAATTACCTTAGCACACGTAATTGCCATGCCTGATACTAAAATCTTAAGAAGTATTGGAATCGATGAAACTAATATTTCTATTGGTATAATTACCATAACGCCTCCTGAGGCAGCAGCTATCATCTCTGATATAGCCAGCAAATCAGGCGATGTTAAGATTGCTTTTATCGACCGTTTTAGTGGTTCGGTTGTTTTAATGGGGGATGTCAGTTCAGTTGAGTCCGCTTTAAGAAAGGGCATTGATGCCTTGCATCAGAAACTAGGGTTTGATATCCCTGAAATAACAAAATCATAA
- a CDS encoding ECF transporter S component: MNRRLWLLLIASVVILVLLDALGSKNYLLLSFIFLFVTMGVYFWRFERSGKNSREVVFIAIICALAVAGRIFLAAFSSLKPELFILIMGALVSGPETGFLMGTIIALASNMYFGQGAWTPWQMFALGIVGIISGLMANKKIPVWALAIWGFVSGFLYGWIMDIYFILGFVKPITPKSTLTAIIASVPFDLTHAIFTAVLLLLLGKAWIKIFQRYKTKYDLFNSQTE; the protein is encoded by the coding sequence ATGAATCGTAGATTATGGTTATTGTTGATTGCCTCAGTGGTGATCTTAGTGTTGTTAGATGCACTTGGCAGTAAAAATTATTTGTTGCTGTCGTTTATCTTTTTGTTTGTCACGATGGGAGTTTATTTCTGGCGATTTGAACGTTCGGGAAAGAATTCTCGAGAGGTTGTCTTTATCGCGATAATTTGTGCTTTAGCGGTAGCAGGACGGATTTTTCTAGCAGCATTTTCATCACTAAAGCCAGAATTGTTCATCTTGATCATGGGTGCCTTAGTCAGTGGCCCTGAGACCGGATTTTTGATGGGTACGATTATTGCTTTAGCATCCAACATGTATTTTGGACAAGGTGCATGGACGCCATGGCAAATGTTTGCTCTAGGAATCGTGGGAATAATTTCTGGATTGATGGCAAACAAAAAAATCCCAGTTTGGGCATTAGCTATTTGGGGCTTTGTTTCAGGATTTTTATACGGGTGGATCATGGATATTTATTTCATTCTCGGTTTTGTCAAACCGATCACACCTAAGAGTACATTGACGGCAATTATTGCCAGTGTGCCATTTGATCTGACTCATGCGATATTTACAGCAGTTTTGTTGCTGCTATTAGGTAAAGCTTGGATCAAGATCTTCCAAAGATATAAAACGAAATATGATTTATTTAACAGTCAAACAGAGTAA
- a CDS encoding energy-coupling factor transporter transmembrane component T has product MNKLIKNFTMSVNNLTILLYLVNVIFISLIFNNPFITSSLLVILLIMSWLVRREKFKSFLLASLTIFLLTVLFNLFVNQNGSNILFKIPFLTVSTQSITNGFILGISFMNILWSFYLYDALTHTKLIFEILSNVFKSIAIIFILTVKFIPKIIDIFRDVRQLYKFRNSAPVRVYGFSKRIKQTMNLNEIVLNKSISNFMNMSDSLISKGYNQRRQSFVHETNKLSDYILRVVMLVSIAFNIVMITNGFGQVNFGSGQVNFKFDIWIALIILLNFLAIVYPLLIGEFHYLWWKSFISRTTASSTPTVQKYR; this is encoded by the coding sequence ATGAATAAACTAATTAAAAATTTTACGATGAGCGTCAACAATTTAACTATCTTGCTATATTTGGTCAATGTCATCTTTATCTCATTGATCTTCAATAACCCATTTATTACTAGTAGCTTATTGGTCATTCTTTTGATCATGAGTTGGTTAGTTCGCAGAGAAAAGTTCAAGAGTTTTTTACTGGCTTCTCTGACAATTTTCTTACTAACTGTCTTATTTAATTTATTCGTTAATCAAAACGGGTCGAATATTTTATTCAAAATTCCGTTTTTGACAGTTTCAACTCAGTCAATTACGAATGGTTTTATTTTAGGCATTTCATTTATGAATATTTTGTGGTCATTTTACTTATATGACGCTTTAACTCACACCAAATTAATTTTCGAAATCTTGTCCAATGTTTTCAAAAGTATAGCCATTATTTTTATCCTAACTGTCAAATTTATTCCCAAAATCATCGATATTTTTCGAGACGTTCGACAACTTTATAAGTTCAGAAATAGTGCTCCTGTAAGGGTTTACGGTTTTTCTAAGCGGATCAAACAGACGATGAATTTAAACGAAATTGTCCTAAATAAGTCGATTTCTAACTTCATGAACATGTCTGACTCGCTCATCAGTAAAGGGTACAATCAAAGAAGGCAAAGTTTTGTGCATGAGACCAACAAGTTAAGCGACTACATTTTGCGAGTTGTGATGCTAGTTTCAATTGCATTTAACATTGTAATGATCACTAATGGTTTTGGTCAGGTAAACTTCGGGTCTGGTCAAGTCAATTTCAAATTTGATATTTGGATTGCCTTGATCATCTTGCTGAACTTCTTAGCAATCGTCTACCCATTATTGATAGGAGAATTTCATTACTTATGGTGGAAATCGTTCATTTCGAGAACTACAGCTTCAAGTACTCCAACAGTTCAAAAATATCGTTAG
- a CDS encoding EutP/PduV family microcompartment system protein, with protein sequence MKKAFLVGAVGCGKTTFKQVMMNEKRNYDKTQSIEYFDNLIDSPGEFTEHRRMYSALNVTANSSDVVVMMQSVVDHRQIFSPGFARMFLKPAIGVVTKIDRAKDEGDLEFAKDQLVLAGATKIYYISNVEDPSPDNEIDKLIDYLKEDVVKK encoded by the coding sequence ATGAAAAAAGCATTTTTAGTTGGAGCAGTCGGTTGTGGAAAAACTACGTTTAAGCAAGTCATGATGAATGAAAAACGTAATTATGACAAAACGCAGTCAATCGAATATTTTGATAACTTGATCGATTCGCCAGGCGAGTTTACTGAACATCGCCGGATGTATTCGGCTTTAAATGTTACGGCAAACTCATCTGACGTAGTAGTCATGATGCAGAGCGTCGTTGATCATCGACAAATTTTTTCACCAGGATTTGCACGGATGTTCTTAAAACCCGCTATTGGCGTAGTTACAAAAATCGACCGTGCTAAAGATGAAGGTGACCTTGAATTTGCAAAAGATCAATTAGTCTTAGCTGGAGCAACCAAAATCTATTACATTTCAAATGTTGAAGATCCTTCTCCAGACAATGAGATAGATAAATTGATCGATTATTTGAAAGAGGATGTGGTTAAAAAATGA